The Chryseolinea soli genome contains a region encoding:
- a CDS encoding TonB-dependent receptor, giving the protein MKLTFSFVLIFFSVYAYAQHTLTVTVRDGATGDALPGASVQVEGSDRGGAADKAGNVILKDLANGSFALKASFVGYRDTVVTVNVPAMQNLTIGLSALEEELEEIIVSSTRTNQHIEDLPLKVEVLGLEEMDEESTLVPGNVASILGDLAVITIQRTNPINGNDAIRMQGLDPQYTLVARDGLPLYGGFSGSLGVLSIPPLDLKQVEIIKGSVSTLYGGGAIAGMINILSKEPTAKPQRTLLFNYSTLKEKNLNTFFSGKINAKTGYTLFAGVNAKSAVDVNHDGYSEVPEHQNYTVHPRFFFDLSDKTKLNIGITSTIDNRKTGDMTAVKEGTNAQHPYLRTEKTFRNGLDAQYNHTFSEKHVFSFKTAISAFQRELAVPVRFVPGFRFKGTQYSSYSEASDRRQLGKHTLVTGVNLITESFRKTASDSIPFSNYDYVTLGVFVQDDWQVTEKFTIETGLRLDHHNINGYFPLPRIALFYKPSEKLSLRLASGAGYKAPNVLSLVDPAPTLINNGANVKSEHSVGINADINYNTTWFDEVEVSLNQAFYYGRINNPLRVITDTLNRTSFMENQNYTVTTLGTDSYVQATYKNWELYLGYNHTEALQDYNTGTNPMPFNPKDKFSTTLAYAVEGKWRTGIEGSYMANQYVYTSQYYYNSQTIYPSTRVPNFWFWAAMIERKLPFGSIILNVENMFDARQAKFEKLVEGSSTLPTFKPVWGPLDGRVFNLSVKVNL; this is encoded by the coding sequence ATGAAATTAACATTCTCTTTCGTCCTGATTTTCTTTTCGGTTTATGCTTATGCTCAACATACGCTTACGGTGACGGTGCGGGATGGGGCCACGGGCGACGCCCTTCCGGGCGCCAGCGTGCAGGTGGAAGGTTCCGATCGTGGGGGTGCGGCCGATAAGGCGGGAAATGTTATCCTGAAGGACTTGGCGAATGGAAGTTTCGCGCTGAAGGCTTCGTTTGTGGGGTATCGCGATACCGTGGTGACGGTGAATGTGCCGGCGATGCAAAATTTAACGATCGGGCTTTCGGCGTTGGAAGAAGAATTGGAAGAGATCATCGTCTCCTCCACGCGCACCAACCAGCATATCGAGGATCTTCCGTTGAAAGTGGAGGTGTTGGGATTGGAGGAGATGGATGAGGAGAGCACGCTGGTGCCGGGCAACGTGGCCAGTATCCTGGGTGACCTGGCCGTGATCACGATTCAACGGACCAACCCCATCAACGGCAACGACGCCATCCGCATGCAGGGTTTGGATCCACAATATACGCTGGTGGCACGCGACGGACTTCCGTTATACGGCGGTTTTTCGGGAAGCCTGGGTGTATTGTCCATCCCACCCCTGGATCTTAAGCAGGTAGAGATCATCAAAGGCTCGGTGTCTACACTCTATGGTGGTGGCGCCATTGCCGGCATGATCAACATTCTTTCCAAGGAGCCCACGGCAAAACCACAACGCACCTTATTATTCAACTATTCAACATTAAAGGAAAAAAACCTGAATACCTTTTTCAGCGGCAAGATCAACGCCAAGACCGGGTACACCTTATTTGCGGGTGTCAACGCCAAGTCGGCTGTCGACGTGAACCACGATGGCTATAGCGAAGTGCCCGAACACCAAAACTATACCGTCCACCCGCGTTTCTTTTTCGACCTCAGCGACAAGACCAAGCTCAACATCGGCATCACGTCCACCATCGACAACCGGAAGACCGGCGACATGACCGCGGTGAAAGAAGGCACCAACGCACAACATCCGTACTTACGCACCGAAAAAACATTTCGCAACGGGCTGGATGCGCAATACAACCACACCTTTTCGGAGAAGCATGTGTTCTCTTTCAAAACCGCCATCAGTGCCTTCCAACGCGAGCTCGCCGTACCTGTCAGGTTTGTACCCGGGTTTCGTTTCAAAGGCACACAATACTCATCCTATTCCGAAGCCAGCGACCGCCGCCAACTGGGCAAACACACGCTGGTGACCGGTGTGAACCTCATCACCGAATCGTTCCGCAAGACCGCTTCCGACAGCATACCCTTTAGCAACTACGACTACGTGACCCTGGGCGTGTTCGTCCAGGACGACTGGCAAGTGACCGAAAAATTCACCATCGAAACCGGCCTGCGCCTCGATCACCACAATATCAACGGCTATTTCCCCCTTCCCCGCATTGCGCTGTTTTACAAGCCCTCCGAAAAACTATCCCTCCGCCTGGCTTCCGGCGCGGGCTACAAAGCGCCGAACGTATTGTCGTTGGTGGATCCCGCCCCCACCCTGATCAACAACGGCGCCAACGTGAAGTCCGAACACTCCGTGGGCATCAACGCCGACATCAACTATAACACCACCTGGTTCGATGAAGTGGAGGTGAGCCTAAATCAAGCGTTCTACTATGGACGGATCAACAATCCCTTGCGCGTGATCACCGACACATTGAACCGCACCAGCTTCATGGAAAATCAAAATTACACCGTCACCACGTTGGGCACCGACAGTTATGTGCAAGCCACGTACAAAAATTGGGAACTCTATTTAGGCTACAATCACACGGAAGCCCTGCAAGACTACAACACCGGCACCAACCCCATGCCCTTCAACCCAAAAGACAAATTCTCAACCACGCTGGCTTACGCCGTCGAAGGTAAATGGCGCACGGGTATCGAGGGCAGCTACATGGCCAACCAATACGTCTACACCAGCCAATATTATTACAATAGCCAGACTATCTATCCCAGCACGCGCGTTCCCAACTTCTGGTTCTGGGCCGCGATGATCGAACGCAAACTTCCCTTTGGCAGCATTATTTTGAACGTAGAAAATATGTTCGACGCCCGCCAGGCGAAATTCGAAAAGCTGGTGGAAGGATCGTCGACGCTGCCAACGTTCAAACCGGTGTGGGGGCCGTTGGATGGACGAGTATTTAATCTCTCCGTCAAGGTGAACTTATAA